The genomic DNA TCCGGCACCTGGCTCCTACCGATGAGCACCATCGAGTCGCGGCTGGCGTCGCTGCGCCCGAGCCGCGAGACCGCCGTCTGGTGGGCGGTCGTCCTGAACACGGAGCTGCTGGTGCTGCTGGCGTACCTCGTCGTCGAGACGCCCATCATCACGCGCCCGCTGTTCTACCTCGTCCCGTTCGTCTGGATCAACGTGGCGCTCTGGGGCGTGTTTCGCGTCTCCCCGCGGGCCACCTCGACGCGACAGCGCCTGGCCGCACTCGCCATCGCGGGCGGCTACTTCCTCGTGCTGGGCTACTTCGGCGGCCTGTACGGCCCGAGCGCCGGCCCCGCAACGGGACTCCGCGTGGCGTTCGACTCCATCCCGCCCGGGTGGGGCCCGGCCGTCATCTACGGCGGGACGGTCGTCCAGTTCGCGCTCCTGCCGTTCAAGCTGGTCGGCTACGCGACGCTGGCGTACCTGGTGTACGCGACGGTCATCGACGCGGCGTCCTCCGTCGTCGGCGGCGTGCTGGGGCTGTTCTCCTGTGTCTCCTGTACGCTGCCGGTCATCGCGGGCGTGGTCTCGGGATTCGTCGGCAGCACGAGCGCCGTCGCGGCCGCGGCCTACAACCAGTCGTACCTGCTGTCGACGGTCGTGTTCGTGGTCACGGTGATCCTGCTGGTCTGGCGCCCGACGATGAGCGATGTCCGTGGCCTTCGGGAGGCGTTCTGAGAGTTCATCTCGCAACTCGCCACAGAACATAAAAGTATCACGACGGTCGTCACAGCGTGGGCGACCAGCAGGCCGACGAGAGTGCTCCCGGGGACGCGGTGGTGGACCCGGAGACGCGGTGGTGGACCCGGAGACGGACCAGGAGCGACGACGAGCCGCGATCCTCGTGCTCGTCGCGCTCGTGTTCATGGCCGTACTCGTCGGGAGTGTCGGTCCGGTCGGCTACCTGGGGCCCGAGCCCACCGACGACCTGCGTGCGGGGTCAGGGGAGCTGACGGTCGAACTGACCGACCAGAACGGCGAGCCCGTCAGTGGCCAGACCGTCCAGATCGTCGACCCCGAGACCGAGGAGGTCGTCTTCGAGGGGTCCACCGACGAGGATGGGGAACTGGAGGCGACACTCGACCAGGGGTCGTACGAGGTTCTGGTCGGCGACGAGACGAAATCCGTCAGTCTCGGTGACGATGCCGAGGTCGACCTCGGCATCGACACCTCCCCCCCTGAAGCACGCAGGTTCTTCTCCGGGCCGGTCAGTGACGAACCGGTCAGCGGAACCGGGGCCCCCGCTACTTCGCTGGCCGGAACGTATCGATCCCCAGCACCGAGTTCAGCGGGCAGGTCTGTGTTACCCCCGTGACGAGCAGGATGGCCCCGACGAGGGCCGCGACGACGCCGATGGCCACCGCCGTCGTGCCGCTGGCGACCGAGAGCAACCCTCCGAGGACCGCCACGCCCACGACGAGCAGTACCGGTCCGACGACGAGCCGCGCGATCCGGTCGTATCCGCCGACGTTCTTCTCCATGGTGTATTGCACCTACAACACACTACGTTTCGGGCGAGAGATAAGTGTGGGGCCGATTCCCGGCCCTCGAGAGTAGAGAGCCCCCTTCGAAAGCCGGTCGAAAGAAGTGCATGCAGATGAAGTCCAATACCAATCCTCCGATAGCCACAAACAGCACGGGGGCCAATCGCCGCGCATGACGACCGTCGAGATCGAGTACTGCGTTCCCTGCGGGCACCTCGACCGCGCGGCCGACCTCCAGCATCTCCTGTTGCGCACGTTCCGCGAGCAACTGGACCGTGTCGCGCTCGTCACGGGTGACGACGGCGTGTTCGTCGTGCGTGTCGACGGCGAGCGCGTGTTCGACGTGGCCGAGGAGGAGTACGACCCGGACGAGGTCGTCCGGCGGGTGCGCGAGCGGGTTCGGTGAGACCATCTGGGGAAGGTATGCTCGGTAGAAGGTTCTACTGGCGATAATGGCAACGTCCGTGAAGATGGATGACGAGACGAAATCACGTCTCGAACGACTTCAGGCCGAGATGGAGCTCAAGACCGGTGAGCAGGTGACCCAACAGGAGGTGCTCACGCGGCTCGTCGAACGTGCGTTCGAGTCCAAAGCCGACCTGATAGACTCCTTCCGCCCTGAACGGGTCCCGGTGTCCCAGGGCGAGCGCGAGGCACTCCACGAGGGGATGGTCGCATCCGGCGTCGAGACGACCGAGGAGGACATCGACGACATCCGCTACGGATGAGCGTCTTCGTTGATACGGGCGTCTTCTACGCGCATCAGGACCCAGATGCCGAGCGCCACGACGCTGCCGTCGCTGCGTTCGATGACCTCCTCGACGGCCTGTTCGGACAGCCGTACACGAGCGACTACGTGCTCGACGAGGTCGTGACCCTTACACGGGTACGAACGGGTTCGTTCGAGGCTGCGGACACCGTCGCACGCAGGATCCTCGGTGAGGGAGCGAATCCGGACGTGTTCGAACTGGTCGATATCCCCCCCGACCTCAGCGCCCGGACGCTGGAGACGTTCCGCCGCTACGACGACCGGAACCTCAATTTCACCGATGCGTCATAGGCTCCGTCTGCGACGCGAGAGGCATCGGTACGGTGCTCAGCTCCGACGAGGATTTCGACGGACCCGTCGTCCGGACCGCCCCCGGTTCCTGACGCCGACTCGGGTACCGGATTGTCGTTTCTACTCGTACTCGTAGAACCCGCGCCCCGTCTTCTTCCCGAGGTCGCCGGCCTCTACCTTCCGTTTGAGGAGATATGCGGGTGTGTAGCGGTCGCCCAGCTCCTCGTGGAGCGTCTCGGTGGCGTGCAGGCAGACGTCCAGCCCGATGTGGTCGGCCAGTTCCAGCGGGCCCATCGGGACGTTCGTCCCGAGCTTCATCCCGCGGTCGATGTCTTCCTTGGTGGCGACACCCTCGTCGTAGGCACGGACGCCCTCGTTGATCCAGGGCATCAGGATGCGGTTGGAGACGAACCCCGGCTTGTCGTCGGCCTCCCAGGTCTCCTTGTCCAGCGACTCGGCGAACTCGTGCGCGAAGTCGACCACCGCCTCGTCCGTGCGCTCGCCCACGACCAGTTCGACCCCCTTCATCAGCGGGACGGGGTTCATGAAGTGCAGGCCCAGCACCAGCGAGGCGCGGTCGGTCGCGGCGGCGATGGTGGTCACCGAGAGCGTCGAGGTGTTGGTCGCGAGTACCACGTCCTCGTCGGTCACGGCCTCGAGGTCGGCGAACACGTCGCGCTTGAGGTCCATCTCCTCGGGTGCGGCCTCCACGACGAGGTCCGCCTCGGTGAGGTCCTCGAGGTCGGTGGTGCCCGTGATGCGGTCGCGTGCGGCGTCGGCCTCCTCCTCCGAGAGCGACTCCTTCCGGACGAGTCGCGACAGCGAGTCGTCGATGGCGTCGAGGCCGCGGTCGACGAACTCCCGTTGCACGTCGCGCATCACCACGTCGTAGCCGGCCGTGGCGCTCACCTGTGCGATCCCGTTGCCCATCGTGCCCGCGCCGACGACGCCGACCGTCTCGACGTCGTCCAGGCCGCGGAACTCGGTCCGGTCGCTCATGTCCGGGGTCTCGACGGCCGGAGATATAATGGTGGGTTGCCGAACCCGGGACCGCTGGAGAGGGGGGACCGGCGCGAGGGCCTCAGTTTTCGCCGCGGATGCGTCGGGCGACCTGCTTCGCGATGGGGCCGCCGACTCGCGCGCGAACGTAGCCCAGGAGGCCGCCGGGGACGAACAGGACGAACGCGACGAACACCAGCCCGATGTAGAGGCTGGCGTGGCCGTTGAGGAACGTCTCGATGGCGCCCTGCACGGTCAGTCCGGCGATATCCGTCGCGAGGACGGACTCGGGGAGCGTATCCCGGAGGTACGGGAGGAGCCCCCCACCGGCACCCTCCTTCGAGAGGAACTCGCGGACGGTCTCGTCCAGCAACCGGCCGTACAGCGGGCCGGCGAGGGTCCCGAAGCCGCCGATGATGGAGGCCAGCAGCGCGTCACCGGTGACGAGGAAGAAGAACGAGTTGTCCGGTGAGGCCGAGCGCCGGAAGCCGGCGAACAGGCCGCCCGCCACCGCCGCGAAGAACCCGCTGACCGCGAAGGCGGCCAGCTTGTACCGGAACGTGTCGTAGCCGATGGCGCGGGCGCGCTCCTCGTTCTCGCGGATGGCGACGAGGACGCGGCCGAACGGCGAGTGGACGAGCCGCTGGAGCGCCAGGTAACACACCAGCACGACCAGCCCGACCATGTAGAACGACACCTCCGTCGAGCCCAGGGAGAGCGGCCCGAGCACGACGGAGTCGCCGGTCAGGACGCCGATATCGAGGTTGAGCGGGTCGACGAACGGGATGCCGACGCTGAAGACGGGAGCGGCCGCCCCCTCGGGGCCGACGACGAACGGGCCGTCGCGCGGGTTCGAGGCGAGGAAGCCCCAGTCCCGGACGAGGACGTAGGCCACCTGCGAGACGCCGAGGGTGATCATCGCGAAGTAGACACCGCTGAGCCGGAAGGAGACGACGCCGATGACCAGCGCGAGCACCGTCGCCAGCAGCCCGCCGAGCACGAGCAGCACCAGGAACGGCGTCGTGTGTGGGACGAGCGGGAGCTTCCCGTTCGCCGCCACGATGACGAAGTACGCGCCGGTGCCGTAGAAGACGGCGTGGCCGAACGAGAGGTAGCCGGTGTACCCCGAGACGAAGTCGAAGCTCATCGCGAACAGGCCGAAGTACAGCACCGCCGTCATCGTCTCGATGTCCGGCAGGAGCATCGTCGCCTCGGCGCCGACCGGGGAGGCCACCAGCGCGCTGTGGAGCAGCGGG from Haloglomus litoreum includes the following:
- a CDS encoding Rdx family protein is translated as MTTVEIEYCVPCGHLDRAADLQHLLLRTFREQLDRVALVTGDDGVFVVRVDGERVFDVAEEEYDPDEVVRRVRERVR
- a CDS encoding DUF7546 family protein, which produces MSTIESRLASLRPSRETAVWWAVVLNTELLVLLAYLVVETPIITRPLFYLVPFVWINVALWGVFRVSPRATSTRQRLAALAIAGGYFLVLGYFGGLYGPSAGPATGLRVAFDSIPPGWGPAVIYGGTVVQFALLPFKLVGYATLAYLVYATVIDAASSVVGGVLGLFSCVSCTLPVIAGVVSGFVGSTSAVAAAAYNQSYLLSTVVFVVTVILLVWRPTMSDVRGLREAF
- a CDS encoding branched-chain amino acid ABC transporter permease: MAISDPDRAPDGPTDPTPTEPRGDGGEPVDGASAQADPDAEDVTESAGAIDVSPARPWWRRYAEEHVAHLVVIVVLGAYPLLHSALVASPVGAEATMLLPDIETMTAVLYFGLFAMSFDFVSGYTGYLSFGHAVFYGTGAYFVIVAANGKLPLVPHTTPFLVLLVLGGLLATVLALVIGVVSFRLSGVYFAMITLGVSQVAYVLVRDWGFLASNPRDGPFVVGPEGAAAPVFSVGIPFVDPLNLDIGVLTGDSVVLGPLSLGSTEVSFYMVGLVVLVCYLALQRLVHSPFGRVLVAIRENEERARAIGYDTFRYKLAAFAVSGFFAAVAGGLFAGFRRSASPDNSFFFLVTGDALLASIIGGFGTLAGPLYGRLLDETVREFLSKEGAGGGLLPYLRDTLPESVLATDIAGLTVQGAIETFLNGHASLYIGLVFVAFVLFVPGGLLGYVRARVGGPIAKQVARRIRGEN
- a CDS encoding YgaP family membrane protein, with protein sequence MEKNVGGYDRIARLVVGPVLLVVGVAVLGGLLSVASGTTAVAIGVVAALVGAILLVTGVTQTCPLNSVLGIDTFRPAK
- a CDS encoding 3-hydroxyacyl-CoA dehydrogenase family protein, encoding MSDRTEFRGLDDVETVGVVGAGTMGNGIAQVSATAGYDVVMRDVQREFVDRGLDAIDDSLSRLVRKESLSEEEADAARDRITGTTDLEDLTEADLVVEAAPEEMDLKRDVFADLEAVTDEDVVLATNTSTLSVTTIAAATDRASLVLGLHFMNPVPLMKGVELVVGERTDEAVVDFAHEFAESLDKETWEADDKPGFVSNRILMPWINEGVRAYDEGVATKEDIDRGMKLGTNVPMGPLELADHIGLDVCLHATETLHEELGDRYTPAYLLKRKVEAGDLGKKTGRGFYEYE